The nucleotide sequence GCAGCAGAGAGGTGGTGTGTGTGAGACAGACTGGGCGCGTGCCTTTGCACCTCACACTTCCATGGAACCTCTGCCATGCAAAGGCTTCATGAAAAGGAGCCTAGTTCAAGACTTCCCAAGCTGTATTGTCAAATTCCCTTTTCATAATTAGACATATAAGTGTACCACATGCTTTGTTATTTACCTGATGTTTTTCTTAagtgactcatttttaaaaatttaaacaactgCTTTAGTCTCATTCTAAAAAGTATCTGTGGAATCACAAAGTTAATGTCATAATTTTAATACACATAAAGGTAAGAAACACATTCACCCATAGACCATGTAGAATCTCACTCATGCAGAAACATAAACATTCTTTGGGGGCTGTGGCTCAGTCACCCCTCACTCAAACCCCCAGCTTGCAGACTGGGAAACACAGGTTCAGAGAAGTCAAGTAGCTTGCCCTGACTCACACAGCTACAGGAGCCAAGCTGGGATTGTGGCGGCCTGGATGCCTCAGGGAGCCTCCCATTTGTCCCCTGGGCTCTGAGTCCTAATTCCCCGGCACGGAGGTTACTCGGGCTCACAGCTAACATGGCCTTGAGCCATGAGCATCAGGCCTTTGGAACTGCAGATCTGCCCCGTGGACACATGGCTCACTGCCCTCAACAGTGTCACATGCTTCTCTCCAGGGCCAAAAACACAAGCGCCGTTGTTCTCCGCTAATGCTGGCTCCTACCTGCCTCATCTGACCTTGGAGCTCCTCTTCCACTACTTCTAGCCCAGCCCTGTCCCCAAACTTCCCGCAGATCATCACTCACACGTGCACGCACACCTATCTCTTTGccatctccctctttctctccctctttccctctcttctctaaAGAAGATGGTACAGAGTGTCTCCAGGAGACTTCCACATCCATTGTCTCTTTTATTCTTCATAACAATTGTCAGAGGCAAGGATTATCATTCCCAGTTTATgaagaagaaaactgaggctcagagaaacttAACTTGCCTGAGGCACTGCGCTGTTAAGCATCAGTGCCAGCATTTAAGGACATTCCGCATGACCACCAAGTCCATTGTGTTTTCACTCTGCCAAGCTACTGCCTCCCCTCCACCATCCTCCTCTTGTGTCCCACGCAGGCAGCCGACTGGATTGGAACACGGCCGTCTCCCTGGTGTTCTTCGTATGGCTGTCTTCTGCCTTCTGGGCAGCACTGCCCCTCCTGGGCTGGGGCCACTATGACTATGAGCCGCTGGGGACCTGCTGCACTCTGGACTATTCCAGGGGGGACAGGTGAGGTGTGGGCAGCAGCTTCGAGGCTTCTTTCCATGGGAATCTGGGCTTTGAGCCTGTAGGACAAAAGTGTCAGCTGAAAATCCAAATGGGGATGTGCCAACATCTGCCAGACACTCTCAGCTCCTTAGCCACGATCCCCATGTACAAGTTGACAGGGGGACTAAGGAAAGCCCATTCTGAAGACTGGCCAAGGGATGGGAATGTTACGCAAGTTGGGGTGCAGAGTTGGGCCCCAGAAGGGGTCCTGTCCAGGGAGCTGCGTTGGTTATAACAATGCTGATCTCCTGTGTTGGTTATAACAGTCACTGAGCCCCATGACCCCTTTGCCACCTTCAGCACAGCCAGATCTCAGCTCTGATTTATTGACTCCTACAGGGAGCCATATCCTTGGTTCTATAGTGTCAAACAATGTTAAGATCTTTGCATTGGGAGGGACCTCTTTGGCACTGAGAACAGTTCTCTGGATTCTCTGAGCATTTGCTGTGGGCCAGGCCCTGGAGAGACAGCAGTAAATGCGTGATGGCGCCCCCATCAGGAAGCACTCATCCAGTACCGCCAGGCCCACTGGGCTCTGGGGAGTCCAGGGCTCCCTCTAGGGGCTGCCTCGGGGAGGGACCACATGGCTCCAGCCCCGACCTTGCTTCTGCTAGAGACAGGCACACTGCAGTCATCTGCTTGACATGTTTATTCatgttcactcatttatttatttggctgtgtcgtgTTTTAGTTGCaacaggatctttcattgtggcacacaggcttagttgccccgtcgcatgtgcgatcttagtgcctggatcaggaattgaacccacatcccctgcattgcaaggtggctTCTTACACagtgaactgccagggaagttcctattcATGTTTATTCCTAATGCACCTGCCTTGATGACAGGCTTCTCAGGTCAAACCCACTGGAGAACGCAGGGGCTGGTCTAATGTCCTCCAGGGAGTTCGCTGCAGGTATCCCCCCCGTTGGTGTCCAGCTCCTCTGGcagccctccctcccacccctcctcagTGGACAGCAGCCAGATGATGTGGTCTCCGCTGCACAGAATGGCAGTCTGTCTCCCTGTGACTCCCACCTGCTCCTGGTCAGCCCTGTGCCTCCCCATGACCACTACCTGGGACCCCTGGTTCTTCTCTGGTCCCTTCAATGATTTCTCCAGTGATACAGTGTCCAGTCTCATCCACAGGACTTTCCTGTGAATGATCTTTCCTCCTGGTCAACTGACATCTCCATTTGCTAAACACATTTCCCAAACAAATTGTCCCGTTCTCCGTGTTTGGGGCACATACAGAGAGAAGGGCTGAGTCCCTGAACTGCCCGGCAGCAAATCGAAGCCGGACTATTCTTTGTCCCAACTCCTTGGCCTAAAGGCAGGTTCTAGGAGGACCTCATAGCTCCTGGTTCCCAGGAGAGTTCAGCTGGGACCTGGGAGCACCCATAGTCTGAATACTCACCTGATGGGAGGAGTTCCCTGCATCTGACTGTCTAGCCCGATTCTGATGGGCCTTCTCGGCAACTGATCATCTCTGAGAGGCAGTTCTTGACTTCTCCATCCCCTCTGCCTGCAGAAACTTCACCAGCTTCCTCTTCACCATGGCCTTTTTCAACTTCCTCCTGCCCCTCTTCATCACAGTCGTATCCTATCGGCTTATGGAGCAGAAACTCGGGAAGACCAGCCGTCCCCCGGTAAGGATCAGCTCCGAGAGGAGGAGAAACACCAGGGAACATGAACAATGCAACTGCAATCAGGGGTTCTCTGTGTTTTCAATGATTAGGAGAGAAATCTAGCTTTGTATGTAGAGCATGGGGTGTGAGGGCAGAAACGCACGCTCCCCTCCCGTTGCTGGAGATCGCCAAGATCTGGGAGGAAGAAACAGAGCTGCCCAGGTTTACCCAGACCCCTTAATACTGAGAGGCAGAGTGGCCTAGAGGACATCACCCTTGCTTTTACCCTTGCTTCTTCCCGAGGATACGAAGATTGACACAAAATTCCGTGCATTTTAAATGGCTTCAGGATGTTTCATCTAACCGCAGGCACAGACTGTTACCCACAGAGTAAAATCACACCTGCAAGCCCATTTGTCCAAGAGAAACAATGATTCAAAATAAGCCCTCCTGGCCAGTGCTCAATTTCTGCATTAATATCCTCTTaccggattttttttttttattacctgaACAGTCTCTAGCAGATGAGTCATAGCTCTAAAGATTCAAAAAACGAAAACAAGCTAAAAAAGCTCAGGTACTAATGCAACTTTATGTGCATTATATCATTTCAATTTTGCACCCACGCGCTGAGGAAGGAAGGCTTTATTGTCCCTATGTCACAGATCAGAAAATTGAGACTGAAAGGGGCTATTAGCTAAGCAACTGGTCAAAAGCGGCCCCATTGGTAGCAGCAGCattggatcaaacccaggtctgggGCTCTATCACTCAAGTGGGCAATCCTAGTGCATAAAAGAAGCACCCTCTTTGTTGAAACACCTCATCTGCCACATTGTTTCCCCCTTGTGAATTGGAAAAACGCTGTACCAGTTAATTGTAGCTGTGGACCCAGGGTTTCCTGGTCACAGAAGGAGAGCGAAGGCTGTCCGGGTGTTTTCCTGTTCATCCCCGCCTCCACGGTTGCCTGCTTCTAGGAGGCGCCCGCTCCTACCCCTGCCTGGGTGCTCAAAGTCGCCACGTTCATTGGAGGTTCAATGGGCCAGCAGACAAGGCTGCCACAcggattttctcatttttcccagTTGACTTTAAACCATCCGTCTCACTAGCATCAGCAGGGGTCGCCACGCATTGTCCCAGGGACCTCAGATGCGAGCTTAAGTTACCTTCTTTGTTAAAGGGCGACATGGTCGGTTAGAGAATAGGCACTGATTTTTAGCGTCAGAATTTTAACCTCTGAGtgtatgtgctgctgctaagtcgcttcagtcatgtctgactctgtgcgaccccagagacagcagcccaccaggctcccccgtccctgggattctccaggcaagaacactggagtgggttgccatttccttctccaatgcatggaagtgaaaagtgaaggggaagtcgctcagtcgtgtccgactcttagcgaccccttggactgcagcctaccaggctcctccatccatgggattttccaggcaagagtactggagtggggtgccattgccttctgcgctGAGTGTATGTGGCCAATCGTACTTTTGCAAATTCCATTCTGAAAATAGTACGGGAATCGTGCGCCCTCCTGTGGCCACTTGTGGTACCACGTCGCCCGCTGCCTGGTTGGTTGAGTCTCTCACAGGGTGGAAAGCGGCGCTTTGACCCCAGGACAGGTTGAGCCGCCAGTGAATGCAGGAGCTGGTTGCAAGGTAGTTCTGGGACAGAGTTGTGAGGGCAGCTCAGCCTGGGGACCTTTATACACACAGCTACACTCATGCAGCCCCGGGTTTCTTAGAGAACAGACGGAGAAGGAAGCGAATCCTCTACTCCAGTGGCTGCCTCCAGGCAAGTCAGGCATTATCAGGCCACTTTTTGGACAAGGTCACTGAGGTCAAGAAAGCTTGCATGAGAGGCCTAGGGTCAAGCATCTTAAACAGAAGAGAGATTCAGCTGGTCCCAGTTTCCGCCACAGGCTCAGCACCTTCCCACAGCCCTGCCAAGCTGGTCCTGGGACCTCATAGGGCTGCCAATGCCgccctcctttaaaaaaaaaaaaaaattagagaataattgctttacagtgtgtggtttctgccatacaacgtgaatcagccataagtatacacatgtccccaccttttgaacctccctcccacaccctaccccatcacacccctctaAGTTGTCCCAGAGCTCCAGGTTGAGCTCCCCGTGTTATACAGCAACCCCCTCCCCCAGTTATGTTTTACATATGGCactgtgtatgtttcaatgctactctctccactcttcccaccctttccttcccctgctgcGCCTACAAGgctgttccctatgtctgcatgtctatttctgccctgcacataggttcatcggtaccatttttctagactccacatatatgcattaatataggttatttgtttttctttttcggACTTACTTAACTCTGCATAACAGGCTTTATCTACTTcactggaactgactcaaatccactcctttttatggctgagtaatatttcattgtacatatgtaccacaatttctttatccattcatctgtcattgagcatctaggttgcttcagtgtcctggcaattgtaaatagtgcttcagcaAACAccagggtacatgtgtctcttagAATTGTGGTTTCCTTGGGGTTTGTGCCCTGGCGTGGAATTGtgggtcacatggtggttttatccctagtttttaaagaaatcttcaccctgttctccatagtggctgtatcagctTACATTCCCAGCAACTCTGATGCCACCCTCCTTCACCCATGTCTCCGCAGGTGAACACCGTCCTGCCAGCCAGGACGCTGCTGCTCGGCTGGGGCCCCTACGCTCTCCTGTATCTGTACGCCACCATCGCGGATGCAACCTCCATCTCCCCCAAGCTGCAGATGGTACAGACACCTCCAGCACTCCAGTGCCCTCTCCCCATCTGTGCACCCCTGcttctccccatctctctctctctggctttaTAGCCTCCATGATAGGCTCgctcttcttcttttcctctgaacGCTCATAACTCACCGGGATTTGCTTGTCCCCCTGGTCATGTGGGGCCACTGCTTGACATTGCCCAGGCCTCACGTGAGATGACAGGGACAGCCAGCCAGATGGTAATGCACACACTCTGGGTCCAGGGACTGAGAGTGGTGTCTGGGGAGGAGCAAGATTCCACGCACCATCCGGCCACTAGTCAGAGAAGGCTTAGCGGCTGTGGAGTCAAGCCAAGGGCAGATGCTTGGCAGCTGaggcagggcggggtgggggaaaTGTTGGGTTGGGGGGGGGATGGTGGTCACCCACTGGGACCAGGGAGAGGAGCAGCGGCTCTGAAACTTCTTTCCTGGATTTCTCCATCACAACAGGTGCCCGCTCTCATTGCCAAGGCAGTACCCACAGTCAACGCCATGAACTATGCCCTGGGCAGCGAAATGGTGCACAGGGGAATCTGGCAGTGCCTCTCGCCACAGAGGAGAGAGCACAGCCGAGAGCAGTGAGCCTCTCTGAGGGGCTGCCCAGACCTAGGCCCACCCTGGCCTTCCTGGACTGAGCCCCTGCCTGGGGAGTCCTGTCCAGCAACCTCAGGAGCCAAGCTCCAGACACTCACCCTTCATCCCTGATGGCCCTTTGAGCCTGGCGCAAGGCTGGACACAGGGGATTCAGAGAAAAACCAGACTACATGGAATGAGCCCGGACTCTGGAGCCACACGGACCTGTGTTGGCCATAGCTCTCCACATAGAGGCTGAGAGACCTTGGAAAAGTCACACTCTGACTCAGCTTCCTGGCCTCTAACGTAAGGATGTTAATACGGACTTTGGGTCTGTCGAGAAGCTTGAACTTGGTAGCATATACTCATGTACGCATAGAAGCTGCTGCTCATTAGTACAGCTCTTAGGATTCAGAGACTTACATAGAAAGGGTGAGAGCCCCAGGTCTGGTtgtgggagctcagcccaggctGCCAGCGTTCAAACACCTTTTATTAAATCGTGATCTCGTACAGGTGGCTTCCACTTCTTGGGCTTGTGTTTCCAATTTGTAAGGCATGACGACAGGAATGGTGACTTAACCATGCAGAAAGGCCCAGCACCTTACCAGGCACGTATGAAGTGCTCATAAAGAGTCGCCATCACCACCCTCCAATTAAGACAGCTGGCTGCACGTTGCTTAGttgccaacattaaaaaaatcaggaC is from Bubalus bubalis isolate 160015118507 breed Murrah chromosome 4, NDDB_SH_1, whole genome shotgun sequence and encodes:
- the RGR gene encoding RPE-retinal G protein-coupled receptor isoform X2, with product MAESGTLPTGFGELEVLAVGTVLLVEALSGLSLNILTILSFCKTPELRTPGHLLVLSLALADSGISLNALVAATSSLLRRWPYGPEGCQAHGFQGFATALASICSSAAVAWGRYHHYCTRSRLDWNTAVSLVFFVWLSSAFWAALPLLGWGHYDYEPLGTCCTLDYSRGDRNFTSFLFTMAFFNFLLPLFITVVSYRLMEQKLGKTSRPPVNTVLPARTLLLGWGPYALLYLYATIADATSISPKLQMVPALIAKAVPTVNAMNYALGSEMVHRGIWQCLSPQRREHSREQ
- the RGR gene encoding RPE-retinal G protein-coupled receptor isoform X3 is translated as MWKPYKRCLLTLRDLEMIKVFSWNFAVSQTPELRTPGHLLVLSLALADSGISLNALVAATSSLLRRWPYGPEGCQAHGFQGFATALASICSSAAVAWGRYHHYCTRSRLDWNTAVSLVFFVWLSSAFWAALPLLGWGHYDYEPLGTCCTLDYSRGDRNFTSFLFTMAFFNFLLPLFITVVSYRLMEQKLGKTSRPPVNTVLPARTLLLGWGPYALLYLYATIADATSISPKLQMVPALIAKAVPTVNAMNYALGSEMVHRGIWQCLSPQRREHSREQ
- the RGR gene encoding RPE-retinal G protein-coupled receptor isoform X1; translated protein: MALYNGGAWVEAAREELGQLGERQREWQSLGPCPLASGSWRCWPWGRCCWWKTPELRTPGHLLVLSLALADSGISLNALVAATSSLLRRWPYGPEGCQAHGFQGFATALASICSSAAVAWGRYHHYCTRSRLDWNTAVSLVFFVWLSSAFWAALPLLGWGHYDYEPLGTCCTLDYSRGDRNFTSFLFTMAFFNFLLPLFITVVSYRLMEQKLGKTSRPPVNTVLPARTLLLGWGPYALLYLYATIADATSISPKLQMVPALIAKAVPTVNAMNYALGSEMVHRGIWQCLSPQRREHSREQ
- the RGR gene encoding RPE-retinal G protein-coupled receptor isoform X4 translates to MPAEPQLISGIQAFLGPDHQSWLTVGTKSLGPATRLPRRWPYGPEGCQAHGFQGFATALASICSSAAVAWGRYHHYCTRSRLDWNTAVSLVFFVWLSSAFWAALPLLGWGHYDYEPLGTCCTLDYSRGDRNFTSFLFTMAFFNFLLPLFITVVSYRLMEQKLGKTSRPPVNTVLPARTLLLGWGPYALLYLYATIADATSISPKLQMVPALIAKAVPTVNAMNYALGSEMVHRGIWQCLSPQRREHSREQ